From Podospora bellae-mahoneyi strain CBS 112042 chromosome 3, whole genome shotgun sequence, the proteins below share one genomic window:
- a CDS encoding hypothetical protein (EggNog:ENOG503P0D3; CAZy:GH128; COG:O), whose translation MLHHVSPAAVLAVAAMILPSIASADGPLASDKRGLCFTPNDTTRADDAVWPPALSWYYNYKPLPEPKYKDIPQSEFEFVPMLWGAPETKGDTSFVTTIQDLIKSGVNITNVLGFNEPDAPYSWGGSYLDPITAAQVWVDNIKPLSDMGIRVGLPACTAGQDGLPWLRTFVRECSKLVSTENKKENCTFDFVTIHWYGSFEGLASHMGQYAAEFPNKTMWITEYNFAHQSLEDTQAFYKISAEYFDRLDFVERYSLFGAFRSDVSNVGPNAAMLSNDGRLTDIGAWYLGMESTGVKPTDGQSVSASVRQTVSIVSASLIGAAAGAWGLF comes from the exons ATGTTACACCATGTATCACCCGCCGCTGTTTTAGCAGTGGCAGCCATGATCCTCCCGTCGATCGCCTCCGCCGACGGCCCGCTAGCGTCTGACAAACGAGGTCTCTGCTTCACGCCCAACGACACGACCCGCGCCGACGACGCAGTCTGGCCCCCGGCTCTGTCGTGGTACTACAACTACAAACCTCTCCCCGAGCCCAAATACAAGGACATTCCCCAGTCCGAGTTTGAGTTTGTGCCCATGCTATGGGGTGCCCCGGAGACGAAGGGAGACACCTCGTTTGTTACGACCATCCAAGACCTGATCAAGAGCGgcgtcaacatcaccaacgtcCTCGGCTTCAACGAACCGGATGCCCCGTACTCGTGGGGAGGGAGCTATTTGGATCCTATCACGGCGGCTCAGGTGTGGGTGGACAACATCAAGCCGTTGAGTGATATGGGAATCCGAGTGGGTTTGCCCGCCTGCACCGCCGGACAGGACGGCTTGCCCTGGCTCAGGACCTTTGTCCGCGAGTGCTCGAAGCTTGTCAGCACggaaaacaaaaaggagAACTGCACGTTTGACTTTGTGACGATTCATTGGTATGGGAGCTTTGAGGGGTTGGCCAGCCATATGGGCCAATATGCTGCTGA GTTCCCCAACAAGACCATGTGGATCACCGAGTACAATTTCGCCCATCAGAGTCTCGAGGATACTCAGGCCTTCTACAAGATTTCTGCCGAGTACTTTGATCGTTTGGATTTTGTTGAGCGGTATTCCCTGTTCGGCGCCTTTAGGAGCGACGTCTCGAATGTGGGACCCAATGCTGCCATGTTGAGCAACGATGGTAGACTGACGGATATTGGCGCTTGGTACCTGGGCATGGAATCCACCGGCGTCAAGCCTACTGATGGTCAATCTGTTAGTGCTTCTGTGCGTCAGACCGTGTCCATCGTGAGTGCCTCGCTTAtcggtgctgctgctggtgcgtGGGGGTTATTTTGA
- a CDS encoding hypothetical protein (COG:I; EggNog:ENOG503NVX9), producing MAESESTPAATAPQASASSPAGSPPPTTAPAAAASTPASPSAAEQPAADAPIAVDSNPIYHPQPLEDDDDNDSSLGDENALSTASISSSILQYRKLHGRTYHNFGGADKVEYWAPNDDAQNDQLDINHHLLNLALDNKLFFAPLSKPTRVLDVGTGTGMWAIDFADEFPDCEVTGIDLSPIQPTWVPPNCKFELDDASQPWTFPDNHFDYIHFRYMIGCFKDWPAVYREAYRCLKPGGWIEHLDCTADVLSDDGSLPKDTVFVEWKKVFKEAGEKMGQTFEVVDNDNYVGWLKEAGFKDVKNTIIKTPVGSWPADPKWKEVGQFNQYMLDGGIEGLGLYIITNVLGWKYEEMQVFIAKVRAGLKNKNWHSYCVWGAAWGQKPYDE from the exons atggCCGAGTCTGAGTCCACTCCGGCAGCTACTGCGCCGCAGGCATCGGCTTCTTCACCGGCTGGTTCCCCACCTCCGACCACCGCtcctgccgctgccgcttcCACTCCGGCATCCCCGAGCGCTGCTGAGCAGCCGGCCGCCGATGCCCCAATTGCAGTCgactccaaccccatctACCATCCCCAGCCActggaggacgatgacgacaatGACTCTTcgcttggtgatgagaatgcTCTTTCTACTGCCTCCATCAGCTCCAGCATACTGCAGTACCGCAAGCTTCACGGCAGGACCTACCACAACTTTGGTGGTGCCGACAAGGTGGAGTACTG GGCCCCCAATGACGACGCCCAGAATGACCAGCTagacatcaaccaccacctcctcaacctggCCCTGGACAACaagctcttcttcgccccCCTGTCCAAGCCCACCCGCGTGCTCGACGTCGGCACCGGCACGGGCATGTGGGCCATCGACTTTGCCGATGAGTTCCCCGACTGCGAGGTCACGGGCATCGATCTGTCTCCCATCCAGCCGACCTGGGTGCCACCCAACTGCAAGTTCGAGCTGGACGACGCCTCCCAGCCCTGGACTTTCCCGGACAACCACTTTGACTACATCCACTTCCGGTACATGATTGGGTGCTTCAAGGACTGGCCGGCCGTGTACCGGGAGGCGTACCGGTGTCTGAAGCCGGGCGGCTGGATCGAGCACTTGGACTGCACGGCGGATGTGCTGTCGGATGACGGGTCGCTGCCCAAGGACACGGTGTTTGTGGAGTGGAAGAAGGTGTTCAAGGAGGCGGGGGAAAAGATGGGCCAGACgtttgaggtggtggacaaTGACAACTATGTTGGGTGGCTGAAGGAGGCTGGGTTTAAGGATGTAAAGAATACGATTATCAAGACGCCGGTGGGGTCGTGGCCGGCGGATCCAAAGTGGAAGGAGGTTGGGCAGTTCAACCAGTATATGCTCGACGGCGGGATTGAGGGGCTGGGGTTGTATATCATCACGAACGTGCTGGGGTGGAAGTATGAGGAGATGCAGGTGTTTATTGCCAAGGTGAGGGCTGGgttgaagaacaagaactGGCATAGCTACTGCGTTTG GGGTGCTGCTTGGGGCCAAAAGCCCTACGACGAGTGA
- a CDS encoding hypothetical protein (EggNog:ENOG503NUDW; COG:E) produces MGSAADFPKIDFTSNFQNIINNALSSTPETRQAVDPSTEELLYHVPLSKQADVDKAVSVAKAAFPAWKALSYDERAGYLGRYADAIEANVSGLQELLMKEAGKPVSNAAGELQFAIAHVRETAKLRIEDDLIEDTEERRATVRYLPMGVGVGIIPWNYPVLLGLGKLGPAVLAGNTFIWKPSPFSPYTALKLGEIAAQIFPPGVVQVLSGDESLGPLFTAHPDVAKISFTGSSATGKKVMQACASTLKRLTLELGGNDASIIYDDVDVAQVVQKIGPMAFMHSGQICMDIKRLYVHEKIYDEFLAAFVQVVKSFKVGGGGDPEAFLGPVQNRMQFEKVKDLYSEIGKQKWQVATGGEPVACDGKKGFFLPPTIIDNPPDDSRIVVEEPFGPIMPVLKWSDEDEVVRRANNTNMGLGASVWSNDIEKAERLARRLEAGSTWVNSHFELSPYVPFGGHKWSGVGMDWGIVGLKGWCNTQASWVRKKF; encoded by the exons ATGGGCTCAGCTGCTGACTTCCCCAAGATTGACTTTACG TCCAATTTtcaaaacatcatcaacaacgctCTCTCGTCCACCCCCGAGACCCGTCAGGCTGTCGACCCAAGCACAGAGGAGCTTCTCTATCATGTTCCCCTGTCCAAGCAGGCTGATGTCGACAAGGCCGTCTCCGTTGCCAAAGCTGCCTTTCCCGCGTGGAAGGCGCTGTCTTATGACGAACGGGCGGGGTATCTCGGTCGGTATGCTGACGCGATTGAGGCTAACGTTTCCGGACTCCAAGAGCTTCTGATGAAGGAGGCTGGCAAGCCTGTTAGCAACGCCGCAGGGGAGCTGCAGTTTGCCATTGCCCATGTGAGGGAGACGGCCAAGCTCAGGATCGAGGATGACTTGATTGAGGATactgaggag AGAAGAGCGACCGTCCGGTACCTTCCCATGGGAGTTGGCGTTGGCATCATCCCCTGGAACTACCCCGTCCTTTTGGGCCTGGGCAAGCTTGGTCCCGCCGTCCTCGCCGGCAACACCTTTATCTGGAAGCCATCGCCTTTCTCTCCCTACACGGCGCTCAAGCTGGGCGAGATTGCTGCGCAGATATTCCCACCGGGTGTTGTGCAAGTTCTGAGCGGTGATGAGAGCTTGGGACCACTCTTTACTGCTCACCCCGATGTAGCCAAAATCAGCTTCACGGGTTCGTCTGCGACGGGCAAGAAGGTCATGCAGGCTTGTGCCAGCACGCTCAAGAGGCTGACATTGGAGCTGGGTGGGAATGACGCGTCGATTATTTacgatgatgttgatgtggcCCAGGTGGTTCAGAAG ATCGGACCCATGGCATTCATGCACTCTGGTCAGATCTGCATGGACATCAAGCGCCTTTACGTTCACGAGAAGATCTACGACGAGTTCCTCGCTGCCTTTGTCCAGGTGGTCAAGTCGTTCAaggtcggaggaggaggcgatcCCGAGGCGTTCCTGGGCCCGGTCCAAAATCGGATGCAGTTTGAAAAGGTCAAGGACCTGTACTCGGAGATTGGCAAGCAGAAGTGGCAAGTCGCCACCGGTGGTGAGCCTGTCGCCTGCGATGGCAAGAAGGGCTTTTTCTTGCCGCCTACCATCATCGACAACCCGCCGGATGACAGCCGCatcgtggtggaggagcctTTTGGGCCCATTATGCCTGTTCTCAAATGGagcgatgaggatgaggtggttAGGCGGGcgaacaacaccaacatggGATTGGGGGCTTCGGTTTGGAGCAATGATATTGAAAAGGCCGAGAGACTGGCTAGGAGGCTGGAGGCGGGGAGCACTTGGGTGAATAGTCATTTTGAGCTGTCGCCTTATGTTCCCTTTGGTGGGCACAAGTGGAGCGGTGTTGGAATGGATTGGGGCATTGTTGGGTTGAAGGGGTGGTGCAACACTCAGGCGAGCTGGGTGAGGAAGAagttttga
- the CDS1 gene encoding phosphatidate cytidylyltransferase (BUSCO:EOG09261W90; COG:I; EggNog:ENOG503NY14): MAGRQGAGAIESQAEKKTEMAAEPDSTLLTKPNPEATNTSAAPPATVSEYEKKKANFMVRTFWTLVMIAGFFAALLAGHIYVVLIITTIQIISFKEVIAIANIGSRARDLRFTKSLNWYWLATTMYFLYGESVVYYFRHIILVDKVLQPLSTHHRFISFCIYIFGFVIFVTSLKPGHLRFQFSQFAWTHMALFLINIQAHFILNNIFEGLIWFFLPAALVITNDIFAYICGITFGRTQLIKLSPKKTVEGFIGAWFSTMVVGLGLTWCLLRSNYFICPATNLATSILQDIHCDPNPVFIPRTYTTPEFFFLPPGHTVSITVAPMYFHTLVWATFASLIAPFGGFFASGLKRTFKLKDFGDSIPGHGGMTDRMDCQFIMGMFAFLYYQTFIAVRDYNPGAVLDMLVTGLGVEDQAHVVKGMLQIWARDGVISPTAAEQILNILGDNLASVSHHLTE; this comes from the exons atggccggAAGGCAGGGCGCGGGAGCCATCGAGTCCcaagcagaaaaaaagaccgAGATGGCGGCCGAACCGGACTCGACATTGTTAACCAAGCCAAACCCCGAAGCGACGAACACTTCCGCCGCTCCGCCGGCGACAGTCTCCGAGTatgagaagaaaaaggccaaCTTCATGGTCAGGACATTTTGGACCTTGGTGATGATTGCCGGTTTCTTTGCTGCTCTGCTTGCCGGTCACATCTACGTCGTcttgatcatcaccaccatccaaaTCATCTCCTTCAAGGAggtcatcgccatcgccaatATAGGCTCTCGGGCCCGCGACTTGCGCTTCACAAAGTCTTTGAACTGGTACTGGCTCGCGACCACCATGTACTTCCTGTATGGCGAGAGTGTTGTCTACTACTTCAGACACATCATTCTTGTCGACAAGGTCCTGCAGCCTCTGTCTACCCACCACCGCTTCATCAGTTTTTGCATTTACATCTTTG GTTTTGTTATCTTCGTCACCTCCTTGAAGCCAGGGCATTTAAGGTTTCAGTTCTCGCAGTTCGCCTGGACGCACATGGCGCTGttcctcatcaacatccaggCCCACttcatcctcaacaacatcttTGAGGGTCTGATTTGGTTCTTCTTACCCGCCGCCCTTGTCATCACCAATGATATCTTTGCCTACATTTGCGGCATCACCTTTGGCCGCACTCAGCTCATCAAACTCTCGCCCAAGAAGACGGTCGAAGGTTTCATTGGCGCTTGGTTTTCGACCATGGTCGTCGGCCTCGGTCTCACCTGGTGCCTGCTCCGCTCCAACTATTTCATTTGCCCTGCAACAAACCTTGCCACGAGCATTCTGCAGGACATTCACTgcgaccccaaccccgtcttCATCCCGCGCACCTATACGACCCCCGAGTTCTTTTTCCTGCCTCCCGGCCATACCGTGAGCATCACGGTGGCGCCCATGTACTTTCACACCTTGGTCTGGGCCACGTTTGCATCGTTGATTGCCCCATTCGGCGGTTTCTTCGCCTCGGGTCTCAAGAGAAccttcaagctcaaggacTTTGGCGACTCGATCCCCGGTCACGGCGGCATGACGGACCGCATGGACTGCCAGTTCATCATGGGCATGTTTGCCTTCCTCTACTACCAGACCTTTATCGCCGTCCGGGACTACAACCCCGGTGCCGTGCTGGACATGCTGGTCACCGGGTTGGGCGTCGAGGACCAGGCGCACGTTGTGAAGGGCATGTTGCAGATTTGGGCCAGAGATGGTGTCATTTCCCCAACG GCTGCGGAGCAAATTTTGAACATCTTGGGTGACAACCTCGCCTCGGTGTCTCATCACCTGACAGAGTAA
- a CDS encoding hypothetical protein (EggNog:ENOG503NXIT; COG:S), giving the protein MDNPPAANTLGTLGAICWSIQLLPQIIINHRRSHATGLQPAMMMLWAWAGVPLGVYNIVSSFNLALQAQPQILAFLSLVTWGQCLYYQQRWTAIETLSVAVPIGMVMAGVEVGLVFALRNRNGQDWAMTLMAALSALLLALGVLRHYVDIWKHRTVRGISFLFVGIDALGDVFSLVSVVFQKELDVLGMVIYGTELALWLGVFAAGGWYNLLPKVRQRWGSEREGKGGETRGEELGRGQAENNNTWRATGLATLHDGASSTSVFRTASRSIEG; this is encoded by the exons ATGGACAACccaccagcagccaacaCCCTTGGCACCCTCGGAGCG ATCTGCTGGTCgatccagctcctcccccaaataATCATCAACCACCGCCGCAGCCACGCCACCGGGCTGCAACCCGCCATGATGATGCTCTGGGCCTGGGCCGGCGTCCCCCTGGGAGTCTACAAcatcgtctcctccttcaaccttgCCCTGCAGGCCCAACCTCAGATTCTCGCCTTCCTAAGCCTCGTCACCTGGGGGCAGTGTCTCTACTACCAGCAACGCTGGACAGCGATCGAGACCCTGTCCGTGGCGGTGCCGAtcgggatggtgatggcgggtgTGGAGGTCGGGCTGGTGTTCGCGCTGCGGAACAGAAACGGGCAAGACTGGGCGATGACGCTCATGGCGGCGTTGTCTGCCCTGTTGCTTGCGCTGGGCGTGCTGAGGCATTACGTTGATATATGGAAACATCGGACCGTGAGGGGGATTTCCTTCTTGTTTGTGGGGATTGATGCGCTCGGGGATGTCTTCTCGCTGGTTTCGGTCGTTTTCCAGAAAGAGCTGGACGTGTTGGGAATGGTGATTTACGGGACGGAATTGGCTCTCTGGTTGGGAgtttttgctgctggcgggTGGTATAACCTCCTGCCCAAGGTCCGTCAAAGGTGGGGGtcagagagggagggaaaggggggagaaACGAGGGGAGAGGAGTTGGGACGGGGCCAGGCCGAAAATAACAACACGTGGAGAGCAACCGGGCTGGCTACTTTGCACGATGGGGCGTCATCAACATCCGTTTTTCGGACGGCATCAAGGTCGATAGAGGGGTAG
- a CDS encoding hypothetical protein (EggNog:ENOG503NYSN; COG:S), with protein MDDDFSDEDFLDQIDESDLQKLEENAIQLTQVQAQAQVSQRPPPLTHQHQHHQPQPQPQLQQQHVQQDSYGLDEDDDLDDTVVFEEIAQQSQPGGPKQTNSWATKSLPVQQARLNANLANTQRWNQHIPLPTARPVYPPPPKYPQVPSSRPIPYHAPPSLRPVPPARPLPPPRPQHAPTQSQFARPPVPPVPRPYSVQPSHAGQSAEPGPQGDIIAQLQSQLAAAQSELATARGEALIIRSKYDKIQNDRDSEVARLRKLHEETLAKHERELNDFRATTRNVTTELQFAQQDLREGLGRGKSKKKDGASTPKKNNKFWGQADGFNDVEVVSSPTKGSRRKDAIPTIPPAGERTPSKGGKRKRGHVFASPKHGLEVDENALGPDRGATREVITPTIIISTANALPYDFLRLVLDHSALRDQPPTFDLFSRFTFPSDPSQTFSTVIFQKLSRLGSPKEPLLLLADFAELVIDLWQRCLSERYHAPIYYLASLVLYTLDLNAVVVAPRITSSLVPVCTTTCQLIALQRHHSPDGDLSNHADPAIRQLSLDIDVTQCLALLYLAALGCAAPARGQAGAEETAETTKHSPLVQFWRTVEPEFVLRMLSVKHPERDWYGMLSLLWTSVLPDSIGPIPSPVSATSTARSKAKDLDQVSKETIKAVSLFLNESPRWAPKGSVKELEVRTATLRTLVIFTSSPYGMVQAARSEFVIPRLVTVLCWAIDRLYDLDGGLPAIVQNPAARGGIRSFTNEAEADDPDGQDGEEEKIASLLPRFIARAIQLLHTLVTHPRTADVVQMGAKLSASHGGSQRYLLTLARLCFAEEELVLEAGIDPATAELARELIELSVTPVEGEEMSKAFG; from the exons ATGGATGATGACTTTTCCGACGAAGACTTCCTGGACCAGATCGACGAAAGCGACCTCCagaagctcgaggagaaTGCCATTCAACTGACACAGGTCCAGGCCCAGGCCCAGGTCTCACAacgtccaccacctcttacacaccagcaccagcaccaccaaccgcAGCCACAGCCGcagttgcagcagcagcatgttCAGCAGGACAGTTACGGTCtcgacgaagatgacgaccTCGACGACACCGTTGTCTTTGAGGAGATTGCCCAGCAATCCCAGCCTGGCGGACCCAAGCAGACCAATTCGTGGGCCACCAAGTCGCTTCCCGTCCAGCAGGCCCGACTGAATGCCAATCTCGCCAACACCCAACGGTGGAATCAGCATATACCACTTCCTACAGCCCGGCCAGTCTAtcccccgcctcccaaaTATCCCCAAGTGCCATCCTCTCGCCCAATCCCTTACCACGCACCGCCCTCTCTGCGACCTGTCCCGCCTGCCCGTCCGCTCCCGCCACCGCGCCCACAACATGCGCCGACTCAATCCCAATTTGCCCGACCGCCTGTTCCTCCCGTCCCAAGGCCCTACTCGGTACAGCCGTCCCACGCAGGCCAGTCGGCTGAGCCAGGGCCGCAAGGTGACATTATTGCCCAGCTCCAGTCCCAGCTCGCTGCCGCCCAGTCGGAGCTTGCAACCGCCAGAGGGGAGGCCCTCATCATCCGATCAAAGTACGACAAGATACAGAACGACCGTGATTCCGAGGTTGCACGTTTGAGGAAATTACACGAGGAGACATTGGCAAAACATGAGCGGGAACTGAACGACTTCCGGGCAACAACTCGCAATGTTACCACTGAGCTTCAGTTTGCCCAGCAGGATCTTAGAGAGGGCTTAGGACGaggaaagagcaaaaagaaggacgGCGCATCCACACCCAAAAAGAACAACAAGTTTTGGGGGCAGGCCGATGGATTCAACGATGTGGAAGTCGTATCAAGCCCTACCAAAGGCTCTCGGAGGAAGGATGCAAttcccaccatcccacctGCTGGCGAGCGTACGCCTTCCaagggtgggaagaggaagcgCGGGCACGTCTTTGCTAGCCCGAAACATGGCCtcgaggtggatgagaaCGCACTTGGACCAGATCGTGGGGCGACTCGTGAAGTAATAACACCCACGATCATCATATCGACTGCCAACGCTCTTCCGTATGAC TTCTTAAGGCTGGTCCTGGATCACAGTGCACTCCGTGACCAGCCCCCGACGTTCGATCTCTTCTCCAGGTTTACATTCCCATCAGATCCCAGTCAGACGTTCTCCACCGTTATCTTCCAGAAGCTGTCTCGGTTGGGCAGCCCCAAGGAGCCGCTTCTGTTGCTGGCCGACTTTGCCGAGCTCGTGATTGACTTGTGGCAGCGCTGTCTATCTGAGCGCTACCACGCACCGATTTACTATTTAGCATCGTTGGTGCTTTACACGCTTGATTTGAATGCTGTGGTGGTAGCGCCCCGCATCACATCTTCTCTGGTCCCAGTGTGTACAACGACCTGTCAGCTCATTGCCCTCCAGCGGCACCACAGCCCTGATGGGGATTTGTCCAACCACGCCGACCCTGCAATCCGACAGTTGAGTCTTGATATTGACGTTACCCAGTGTCTCGCCCTGCTATATCTTGCTGCACTGGGATGCGCCGCACCGGCGCGTGGCCAGGCTGGGGCCGAGGAGACCGCAGAGACAACGAAGCACTCACCCCTCGTTCAGTTCTGGCGCACGGTCGAGCCCGAGTTTGTTCTGCGCATGCTGTCGGTCAAACATCCTGAACGAGACTGGTATGGGATGCTGTCGTTGCTGTGGACGTCGGTTTTGCCCGACAGCATAGGGCCCATCCCAAGCCCAGTGTCGGCGACATCCACCGCCCGCTCCAAAGCAAAGGATTTGGACCAGGTGTCCAAGGAGACGATCAAGGCTGTGTCGTTGTTTCTAAATGAGTCGCCGAGGTGGGCGCCCAAAGGTTCCGTCAAGGAATTAGAGGTGAGGACCGCGACTTTGCGAACGCTGGTGATTTTTACCTCTAGTCCGTATGGCATGGTGCAGGCGGCCCGGAGCGAATTTGTCATCCCGCGTCTTGTCACAGTGTTGTGCTGGGCTATTGACCGACTATATGACTTGGATGGCGGGTTACCAGCAATAGTTCAGAATCCGGCGGCGAGAGGTGGCATACGCAGCTTTACGAACGAGGCCGAAGCGGATGATCCCGACGGTCAAGAcggtgaggaagagaagattGCATCGTTGTTGCCCCGATTCATCGCACGGGCAATCCAGTTGCTCCACACGCTGGTCACACACCCACGCACAGCAGATGTGGTTCAAATGGGAGCTAAGCTGTCAGCCTCCCACGGAGGGTCCCAGCGATACCTACTTACGCTCGCCAGgctttgctttgctgaaGAGGAGCTGGTTTTGGAGGCCGGCATCGACCCGGCGACGGCTGAGCTGGCTCGAGAGCTCATTGAGCTTTCGGTGACGCctgtcgagggcgaggagatgAGCAAGGCGTTTGGTTGA
- a CDS encoding hypothetical protein (EggNog:ENOG503NX2U; COG:I): protein MAVERLGSILKHLAPGNGLSQITSKNADDIVITLAVRTPLAKAKKGGFKDTTIEYMVYALLKEVNQRSNLDPALVEDICLGNVRTRVSDGKASYKLRAASLAAGYPNTCSVYSLNRFCSSGLKAVADIAHAISNGSIEIGIAMGAESMTAGGDALEKPFDEEVTKHSQEAADCMQPMGWTSENVSADFGVTREMMDKYAAESFQRAERAQKAGLFDDEIVPITTQIKDKDGNSKTVTLTQDEGIRPGTTAEGLGKIRAAFPQWGGCTTGGNASQVTDGAAAILLMKRSTAIKLGQPILGKYVGSTTAGLAPRIMGIGPTVAIPKLLAQHNITLNDVDVVEINEAFASMAVYCRDKLGLDWAKMNPRGGAIALGHPLGATGARQIVTGLSECRKTGKKILLTSMCIGTGMGMAGLFVNEQ from the exons ATGGCGGTAGAAAGACTCGGCTCCATCCTCAAGCACCTTGCCCCCGGCAACGGGCTGTCCCAAAT CACCTCCAAGAATGCCGACGACATTgtcatcaccctcgccgTCCGCACGCCTctggccaaggccaagaagggtGGCTTCAaggacaccaccatcgaGTACATGGTCTACGCTCTCCTGAAGGAGGTCAACCAACGGAGCAACCTCGACCCCGCTCTCGTCGAAGATATCTGCCTGGGCAATGTGCGCACCCGT GTTTCCGATGGCAAGGCTTCGTACAAGCTGCGcgccgcctccctcgccgcggGCTACCCCAACACCTGCTCCGTCTACTCGCTCAACCGCTTCTGTTCCTCTGGCCTCAAGGCCGTCGCCGACATTGCCCACGCCATCTCCAACGGATCCATCGAAATCGGTATCGCCATGGGAGCCGAGAGCATGACCGCTGGCGGCGATGCGCTCGAGAAGCcctttgacgaggaggtcACCAAGCACTCCCAGGAGGCTGCCGACTGCATGCAGCCCATGGGTTGGACTTCCGAGAACGTCAGCGCTGACTTTGGTGTCACTCGCGAGATGATGGACAAGTACGCCGCCGAGAGTTTCCAGAGAGCCGAGAGGGCGCAAAAGGCCGGTCTTTTCGATGACGAGAtcgtccccatcaccacccagatcaaggacaaggacggcAATTCCAAAACGGTCACCCTAACCCAGGACGAGGGCATCCGGCCTGGCACCACCGCCGAGGGTCTCGGCAAGATCCGCGCCGCCTTCCCTCAATGGGGTGGCTGCACCACTGGTGGCAATGCCTCTCAGGTTACCGatggtgctgctgccatcCTGCTGATGAAGCGCAGCACCGCCATCAAGCTCGGTCAGCCCATCCTGGGCAAATATGTCggctccaccaccgccggtcTCGCTCCCCGCATCATGGGTATTGGCCCCACCGTGGCCAtccccaagctcctcgcccAGCACAACATCACCCTGAACGATGTGGATGTCGTCGAGATCAACGAGGCCTTTGCCAGCATGGCTGTCTACTGCCGGGACAAGCTTGGGCTCGACTGGGCCAAGATGAACCCCCGTGGCGGTGCCATTGCCCTTGGCCACCCACTGGGCGCCACCGGTGCGAGACAAATCGTCACCGGCCTCAGCGAGTGCAGAAAGACCGGCAAGAAGATCCTGCTGACGAGCATGTGCATTGGCACCGGCATGGGCATGGCGGGCTTGTTTGTCAACGAGCAATAA